A single region of the Lotus japonicus ecotype B-129 chromosome 4, LjGifu_v1.2 genome encodes:
- the LOC130714438 gene encoding dual specificity protein phosphatase PHS1-like encodes MAKEQKQGKGQDRELELESDEGEAEIEVPLPLTATSRVLYMLGDITAGPAFRFTQWLQLVRRRTAKYRSSGFPRRLSITMSSSSCIRESIEDFKGDLHPDQTEISLWERLGKAAMLDIESSSFSWDTLSSLHHTEHSSSNEHSEDEMCKPLEVTVNSGGVVFFAFFNCLGSSDTFPKEAAAVIKIASSRMATQSERLGYEFAKWLGVRTPQARVIHNTSPEWQQIKEAAEKAREAANSEGDEIGEVTCFELLEALELSRCLFFMNYVHGSPLLDNSSAFESWESAERTSEALGRVLMLDLVIRNEDRLPCRVLRWRGNCANLLSAEKMISANTDTLGSAFDSAINRYKPKLIKALQNERRSTSVDSRLSSHDSGLISQTSDLSEITESPRSTDISLRRQTSEESLSSADHNIVAIDSGVPRRPPAGKRANDQVNYPKLVELLMNSSGYASNLLYDITGGKLGCPPSEDMDTTDVHTSEMRSVIRAFRTGFRDALRDLQGFHIFLLTLHQRLDTLLRSFMNIVSKISAGESDKDDFLIPDSPSLAPGGCFSSPTSKERLANDNHQDFTDTESHKTACRASSLGNRDGYDSTPMSRENWHGKFSKGNGEPLRNLRLTAKLRDFNKFAKVFDAESSKELEQWNEMLKNDAVKLCQENNFNSGFFEGSDNNSAVDAYELKVRLEHILERIALISEAASTERPSAVTSSLFIGGALAARSVYTLQYLGITYILCLCTNEIGQSESQFPDLFEYKNFSVCDSEDFDINNIFEEACDFIDYVEQKGQRVLVHCFEGRSRSVALVLAYLMLRKKYTLLEAWQALKRVHRRAQPNDGFAKILQELDQKLHGKVSMEWQQRKPTMKVCPVCGKNAGLSSSSLKLHLQKAHRKLSSGSVDSAMTMEIQKALTALKISRGGSVSPTQRSSHSIIDQ; translated from the exons ATGGCAAAAGAGCAAAAGCAG GGCAAAGGCCAAGACAGGGAATTGGAACTGGAAAGTGACGAGGGTGAGGCTGAGATTGAGGTTCCATTGCCTCTCACAGCAACTTCTCGG GTTTTGTATATGTTGGGAGATATCACTGCAGGGCCTGCGTTTAGGTTCACGCAATGGCTCCAATTGGTTCGTAGACGCACTGCCAAATACCGTTCCTCTGGCTTCCCTCGCCGCCTTTCTATCACCATGTCTTCTAGTTCTTG CATCAGAGAATCGATTGAGGACTTTAAAGGGGACCTACACCCTGATCAAACAGAGATTAGCCTGTGGGAGAGGCTCGGGAAAGCTGCCATGTTGGATATTGAATCAAGCTCCTTTTCTTGGGACACGCTCTCGTCGCTGCACCACACCGAACACAGCAGTAGCAATGAACATTCTGAGGATGAAATGTGCAAGCCTCTTGAG GTAACTGTAAATTCTGGAGGGGTTGTCTTCTTTGCCTTTTTCAATTGCCTTGGGAGTTCTGACACTTTTCCAAAAGAAGCAGCAGCTGTTATAAAGATAGCATCATCAAGAATGGCAACACAGTCTGAACGCCTTGGTTATGAATTCGCCAAGTGGTTGGGAGTCCGAACTCCACAG GCTAGAGTCATTCACAATACTAGTCCAGAATGGCAACAAATAAAGGAAGCTGCAGAAAAGGCTAGAGAAGCAGCAAATTCTGAGGGTGATGAAATTGGTGAAGTGACGTGTTTTGAACTTTTAGAAGCACTTGAGCTTAGCCGATGTCTCTTTTTTATGAA TTATGTACATGGTTCACCTTTACTTGACAACTCCAGTGCATTTGAGTCATGGGAATCTGCAGAAAGAACATCAGAAGCTCTTGGCAGGGTACTGATGCTGGACCTTGTCATCAGAAATGAAGACAGACTCCCTTGCCGGGTGCTTAGATGGCGTGGGAATTGTGCAAATTTGTTGTCGGCCGAAAAGATGATCTCAGCAAATACAGATACTCTAGGATCAGCTTTTGATTCTGCAATTAATCGATACAAACCGAAGTTGATTAAGGCACTTCAAAATGAAAGAAGGTCAACTTCAGTTGATAGCAGACTCAGCTCTCATGATTCTGGCTTGATATCACAAACCTCTGATCTTTCAGAGATCACAGAATCACCAAGATCCACTGACATAAGCCTTAGACGTCAAACATCAGAAGAATCACTGTCTTCTGCTGACCATAACATCGTAGCAATTGATTCCGGTGTTCCCCGGCGACCCCCTGCGGGGAAACGCGCAAATGATCAGGTTAATTACCCTAAGTTGGTTGAGTTGCTGATGAATAGTTCTGGATATGCCTCTAACCTGTTATATGATATAACTGGAGGGAAATTAGGTTGTCCTCCATCAGAAGACATGGATACAACTGATGTACATACAAGTGAAATGAGATCAGTAATCCGTGCATTCAGGACAGGCTTCCGTGATGCTCTTAGAGATCTGCAGGGATTCCATATATTCCTACTCACTCTTCACCAAAGACTAGATACTTTATTACGATCATTTATGAACATTGTAAGCAAAATATCTGCGGGGGAATCTGACAAAGACGATTTTTTGATTCCTGACTCACCTTCACTGGCTCCTGGTGGTTGTTTCTCCTCTCCAACAAGTAAGGAGAGGCTTGCTAATGATAACCATCAGGATTTTACTGACACAGAATCACATAAAACTGCTTGTAGGGCATCATCTTTGGGTAATAGAGACGGCTATGACTCTACTCCTATGTCAAGAGAAAATTGGCATGGAAAGTTCTCGAAAGGAAATGGGGAGCCACTTCGTAATCTGCGCCTGACAGCTAAGCTCCGCGACTTCAATAAATTTGCCAAG GTTTTTGATGCTGAATCTAGTAAGGAATTGGAACAGTGGAATGAAATGCTTAAAAATGACGCCGTCAAACTATGCCAGGAGAACAATTTCAATTCAGGATTTTTCGAGGGTAGTGATAATAACAGTGCTGTTGATGCATATGAACTCAAG GTCAGACTAGAGCACATCCTTGAGAGAATTGCATTGATATCCGAAGCTGCAAGTACAGAGAGACCATCTGCTGTTACAAGTAGTCTGTTCATTGGTGGAGCACTGGCGGCAAGATCCGTATACACACTGCAATACTTGGGAATCACGTATATTTTGTGTTTGTGTACCAATGAGATCGGACAATCTGAATCTCAATTTCCTGATCTATTCGAGTACAAAAATTTCTCA GTGTGTGACAGTGAAGATTTTGACATCAACAACATATTTGAAGAAGCATGTGATTTTATAGATTATGTTGAACAAAAAGGCCAGAGAGTTTTAGTTCATTGCTTTGAAGGGAGAAGCAGAAGTGTTGCGTTGGTCCTTGCTTACTTAATGCTCAGGAA GAAGTATACTTTATTAGAAGCATGGCAGGCTCTGAAACGAGTACACCGGCGAGCGCAGCCCAATGATGGCTTTGCAAAGATCTTACAAGAATTGGATCAGAAACTACATGGGAAGGTTTCAATGGAGTGGCAGCAGAGGAAGCCAACTATGAAAGTTTGTCCGGTCTGCGGAAAAAATGCTGGACTAAGCAGCAGCTCACTCAAGCTGCATCTGCAGAAAGCACACAGAAAGCTGTCATCTGGGAGTGTAGATAGTGCCATGACAATGGAGATTCAGAAGGCATTAACAGCTTTGAAGATTAGCCGTGGCGGAAGTGTCAGCCCCACACAAAGATCTTCCCACTCCATAATAGATCAATAG
- the LOC130715547 gene encoding pentatricopeptide repeat-containing protein At1g71210, mitochondrial-like — MMLSTLKHHHHVTKHKPNSLFSSILTLFSNNCSSLSPSSSSSFPPPSFAISKTDVADTINTWFTTRHQSQDPLLIRIYNILSSDDDFSAALSALSLPLSETFVLRVLRHGGDDGDILSCLKFFDWAGRQPRFYHTRTTFVAIFRILSCARLRPLVFDFLRDFRSCSFPHRARYHDTLVVGYAIAGKPDIALHLLGRMRFQGLDLDGFGYHILLNSLAENNCYNAFDVIANQICMRGYESHMTNVIVIKHLCKQGRLEEAEAHLNGLVGSGKELHRSELSFLIGVLCESNRFERAVELVSEFGTSLPLENAYGVWIRGLVQGGRLDEALEFFRQKRDSEGFVPCKVRYNILIGRLLRENRLKDVYELLMDMNETCIPPNMVTMNAVLCFFCKLGMVDVALELFNSRSQFGLSPNYMAYKYLILTLCWDGCPKEAYRVLRSSSGTGYFPDRRTFSTLANALCRECKIDEMWDLLDFALERRFMPNSSTYSRFVSALCRAGRVEDGYLMRGDLDKVTARFSYAKMIMGFIKSNRGDIAARLLVEMKEKGYELKRSSYRHVLHCLLHMDNPRTRFFNLLEMMTHGKPHCDIFNSFIDGAMHANKPDLAREVFELMQRNGIMTNASSQILVMKSYFRSRRISDALRFFNDIRHQVVVSTKLYNRMIVGLCKSDKADIALELCFEMLKVGLNPSIECYEVLVQKLCSLKRYYEAVNLVNVYEKAGRRLTSFLGNVLLFHSMISPEVYHSCVDLRREKEGEFLDSSMLTLIIGAFSGCLRVSYSIQELEELIAKCFPVDIYTYNLLMRKLTHHDMDKACELFDRMCQRGLEPNRWTYGLMAHGFSNHGRKDEAKRWVHEMLKKGFNPPENTRNVI, encoded by the coding sequence ATGATGCTATCAACACTCAAACATCATCATCATGTCACCAAACACAAACCcaattctctcttctcttccatTCTCACACTCTTCTCCAACAATTGTTCTTCTCTTTCaccctcatcatcttcatcgtttCCACCTCCCTCCTTCGCCATCTCCAAAACCGACGTCGCCGACACCATCAACACCTGGTTCACAACCCGCCACCAATCACAGGACCCTCTCCTCATCCGCATCTACAACATCCTCTCCTCCGACGACGACTTCTCCGCCGCACTCTCCGCACTCTCCCTCCCCCTCTCCGAAACCTTCGTCCTCCGCGTCCTCCGCCACGGCGGCGACGACGGCGACATCCTCTCATGCCTCAAATTCTTCGACTGGGCCGGCCGCCAGCCACGGTTCTACCACACCCGCACCACCTTCGTTGCCATCTTCCGCATCCTCTCGTGCGCCAGGCTCCGGCCGCTTGTCTTCGATTTCCTCCGCGACTTCAGGAGTTGCAGCTTCCCCCACAGGGCTCGCTACCACGACACCCTCGTCGTCGGATACGCCATTGCTGGGAAACCTGACATTGCACTCCACCTGCTCGGCAGAATGCGCTTTCAGGGTTTGGACTTGGATGGGTTTGGTTACCATATTCTGTTGAATTCTCTTGCTGAGAACAACTGTTACAATGCATTTGATGTCATTGCCAACCAGATTTGCATGAGGGGCTACGAGAGCCACATGACCAATGTCATTGTTATTAAGCATTTGTGCAAGCAAGGTCGGTTGGAGGAGGCGGAAGCTCATCTCAATGGCTTGGTGGGTAGTGGAAAGGAGTTGCACAGGTCTGAGTTGAGTTTTCTTATTGGTGTATTGTGTGAGAGTAATAGATTTGAGCGTGCTGTTGAGTTGGTTAGCGAGTTTGGGACATCGCTTCCATTGGAGAATGCTTATGGTGTGTGGATAAGGGGTCTTGTGCAGGGTGGGAGATTGGATGAAGCACTTGAGTTTTTTAGGCAGAAGAGAGATTCTGAAGGGTTTGTTCCTTGCAAGGTTCGGTATAACATTTTGATTGGCAGGCTTTTGAGAGAGAACCGGCTTAAAGATGTATATGAATTGTTGATGGATATGAACGAGACTTGCATTCCACCTAATATGGTTACCATGAATGCTGTCTTGTGCTTTTTTTGTAAACTGGGGATGGTCGATGTTGCACTAGAATTGTTCAATTCCAGGTCTCAGTTTGGACTGTCTCCCAATTACATGGCTTACAAGTATTTGATACTTACTTTGTGTTGGGATGGGTGCCCTAAGGAGGCATACAGAGTGTTGAGAAGTTCTTCTGGTACAGGTTATTTTCCTGATAGGCGGACCTTTTCAACGCTTGCCAATGCTTTATGTAGAGAGTGCAAGATTGATGAGATGTGGGACTTGCTCGATTTTGCCTTAGAAAGGAGATTTATGCCAAATTCTTCCACATATTCAAGGTTTGTATCGGCTCTATGCCGAGCTGGAAGAGTGGAAGATGGTTATTTGATGCGTGGGGACCTTGACAAAGTAACTGCTAGGTTTTCGTACGCCAAGATGATTATGGGTTTTATCAAGTCAAATAGGGGAGACATTGCTGCTCGTCTTCTTGTTGAAATGAAAGAGAAGGGTTATGAGCTAAAGCGTTCCTCGTATAGACATGTTCTTCATTGTTTACTTCATATGGATAATCCAAGAACACGTTTTTTCAATTTATTGGAGATGATGACTCATGGTAAACCTCATTGTGATATTTTCAACAGTTTCATTGACGGAGCTATGCATGCCAATAAGCCTGATTTGGCTAGGGAAGTATTTGAGTTGATGCAAAGGAATGGCATCATGACCAATGCGTCTTCTCAAATCCTTGTAATGAAGAGTTATTTTAGAAGTCGAAGGATTTCTGATGCTCTGCGTTTCTTTAATGATATCAGGCACCAGGTTGTGGTGAGCACAAAATTGTATAATCGCATGATTGTTGGTCTCTGCAAGTCTGACAAGGCAGACATTGCACTTGAGCTCTGTTTTGAAATGTTAAAAGTTGGATTAAATccgagcattgaatgctatgagGTTCTTGTGCAGAAGCTTTGCTCATTGAAAAGATATTATGAAGCAGTAAATCTTGTTAATGTGTATGAGAAAGCAGGACGTCGGTTAACTTCTTTTCTTGGCAATGTACTTCTTTTTCATTCAATGATATCACCGGAAGTCTATCATTCATGTGTAGatttaagaagagagaaagaggggGAGTTTCTTGATAGTTCAATGCTGACCTTGATCATTGGTGCATTTTCTGGCTGTCTCAGAGTAAGCTATTCTATTCAGGAGTTGGAGGAATTAATAGCTAAGTGCTTTCCAGTTGACATTTACACCTACAATTTGTTGATGAGGAAACTAACTCATCATGATATGGACAAAGCTTGTGAGTTGTTTGATAGGATGTGTCAAAGGGGTCTTGAGCCTAATCGTTGGACTTATGGACTCATGGCACATGGTTTCTCAAATCATGGCAGGAAAGATGAGGCTAAGCGATGGGTTCATGAAATGCTCAAAAAAGGATTTAATCCACCAGAGAATACTAGAAATGTCATTTAA
- the LOC130710669 gene encoding chaperone protein ClpC, chloroplastic-like has product MSRVLAQSITIPGLVCGRSHGHNNRSTMSRRSLKMMSTLQAPALRMSGFSGLRTYNNLDTMLRPGLDFRSKVFGVTTSRKARASRCIPKAMFERFTEKAIKVIMLSQEEARRLGHNFVGTEQILLGLVGEGTGIAARVLKAMGISLKDARVEVEKTIGRGSGFVAVEIPFTPRAKRVLELSLEEARQLGHNYIGSEHLLLGLLREGEGVAARVLQDLGADPNNIRAQVIRMVGESNNETAGVAVGRGGSSNKMPTLEEYGTNLTKLANEGKLDPVVGRQQQIERVIQILGRRTKNNPCLVGEPGVGKTAIAEGLAQRIATGDVPETIEGKEVITLDMGLLVAGTKYRGEFEERLKKLMEEIKQNDNIILFIDEVHTLIGAGAAEGAIDAANILKPALARGELQCIGATTLDEYRKHIEKDPALERRFQPVRVPEPTVDESIQILRGLRERYERHHKLSYTDDALVAASQLSHQYISDRFLPDKAIDLIDEAGSRVRLRHAQLPEEARELDKEVRQIVKEKDEAVRNQDFEKAGELRDREMDLKTQISALIEKGKEMSKAESEADGAGPVVTEVDIQHIVASWTGVPVDKVSSDESDRLLKMEETLHKRVIGQDEAVKAICRAIRRARVGLKNPNRPIASFIFSGPTGVGKSELAKTLASYYFGSEEAMIRLDMSEFMERHTVSKLIGSPPGYVGYTEGGQLTEAVRRRPYTVVLFDEIEKAHPDVFNMMLQILEDGRLTDSKGRTVDFKNTLLIMTSNVGSSVIEKGGRKIGFDLDYDEKDSSYNRIKSLVTEELKQYFRPEFLNRLDEMIVFRQLTKLEVKEIADIMLKEVFDRLKTKEIDLSVTERFRDRVVEEGYDPSYGARPLRRAIMRLLEDSMAEKMLAGEIKEGDSVIIDADSDGKVIVLNGSSGAPESLPEALPV; this is encoded by the exons ATGTCTAGGGTTTTGGCTCAGTCAATTACTATCCCTGGCTTAGTGTGTGGGCGAAGTCATGGTCATAATAACAGGTCCACAATGTCGAGAAGATCTCTAAAAATGATGTCTACCTTACAAGCACCTGCGTTAAGAATGTCAGGATTCTCAGGACTGCGTACTTATAATAATTTGGATACAATGTTGAGACCTGGACTAGATTTTCGTTCTAAGGTGTTTGGTGTAACTACCTCCCGAAAGGCAAGGGCTAGCAGATGCATACCTAAAGCCATGTTTGAGCGTTTCACGGAGAAAGCAATCAAGGTTATTATGCTTTCCCAGGAGGAGGCGAGACGGCTGGGTCATAATTTTGTTGGAACAGAACAGATCCTGTTGGGTCTTGTTGGTGAAGGCACTGGTATTgctgctagggttttgaaggcTATGGGGATTAGCCTTAAAGATGCACGCGTGGAAGTGGAAAAGACCATTGGAAGGGGTAGTGGATTTGTTGCTGTTGAGATTCCATTTACTCCTCGTGCAAAGCGTGTTTTGGAACTCTCACTGGAGGAGGCTCGTCAGCTTG GTCACAACTATATTGGGTCTGAGCACTTGCTTTTGGGTCTTCTTCGAGAGGGTGAGGGTGTAGCAGCACGTGTTCTTCAAGACCTGGGTGCTGATCCTAACAATATTCGCGCTCAG GTTATTCGCATGGTTGGTGAGAGTAACAATGAAACGGCTGGGGTTGCTGTTGGCCGCGGAGGTAGTAGCAATAAGATGCCAACTTTGGAGGAGTATGGAACCAATTTGACCAAGCTAGCAAATGAG GGAAAATTGGACCCTGTTGTGGGTAGGCAGCAACAAATTGAACGTGTCATTCAAATTTTGGGTCGTCGTACCAAAAATAATCCTTGTCTTGTCGGCGAGCCTGGTGTTGGAAAGACAGCTATTGCCGAAGGTCTTGCTCAACGGATTGCAACTGGTGATGTCCCTGAAACCATAGAGGGAAAGGAG GTAATAACCCTTGATATGGGTCTACTTGTTGCTGGAACTAAATATCGTGGAGAATTTGAGGAGAGATTGAAGAAGCTAATGGAGGAAATCAAACAAAACGATAATATAATACTTTTCATTGATGAAGTTCACACACTAATTGGAGCTGGAGCAGCTGAAGGGGCGATTGATGCTGCAAACATATTAAAACCCGCTCTTGCCAGAGGGGAACTACAG TGTATAGGAGCCACAACACTGGATGAATACAGGAAGCACATTGAAAAAGATCCAGCTTTGGAAAGGCGATTCCAGCCAGTTAGAGTGCCGGAGCCAACCGTGGATGAATCCATACAAATACTGAGAGGACTTAGAGAACGCTATGAGAGGCACCACAAGCTCAGTTATACAGATGATGCTCTTGTAGCTGCTTCACAGCTGTCACATCAATATATCAG TGATCGGTTTTTGCCTGACAAAGCTATCGATTTGATTGATGAAGCTGGTTCCCGAGTCCGTCTTCGACATGCACAG TTACCTGAAGAAGCAAGAGAGCTTGACAAGGAGGTCAGGCAGattgtgaaggagaaagatgAAGCTGTTCGCAACCAAGACTTTGAAAAG GCTGGAGAGCTGCGAGACAGAGAAATGGATCTTAAGACACAGATCTCAGCACTTATAGAAAAAGGCAAGGAGATGAGTAAGGCAGAGAGTGAGGCCGATGGTGCAGGTCCAGTTGTGACTGAAGTTGACATACAACATATTGTGGCCTCCTGGACTGGTGTTCCTGTTGACAAAGTATCGTCAGATGAATCTGATCGCCTTCTCAAGATGGAAGAGACATTACACAAGCGAGTTATTGGTCAGGATGAAGCAGTAAAAGCCATTTGCAGGGCTATCCGTCGAGCCCGGGTTGGACTGAAGAACCCTAATCGTCCAATTGCAAGCTTTATCTTTTCTGGGCCAACTGGTGTGGGGAAGTCCGAGTTGGCCAAAACACTGGCTTCATACTACTTTGGTTCTGAAGAGGCCATGATTCGGCTTGACATGAGTGAATTTATGGAAAGGCACACAGTGTCCAAGCTCATCGGTTCACCTCCTGGATATGTTGGTTACACTGAGGGTGGTCAACTGACTGAAGCAGTCCGACGCCGTCCCTACACTGTTGTACTCTTTGATGAGATTGAGAAAGCCCATCCTGATGTATTCAACATGATGCTTCAGATCCTGGAAGATGGAAGGCTAACAGACAGTAAGGGGAGAACTGTGGACTTCAAGAACACCCTTCTTATAATGACATCGAACGTTGGAAGCAGCGTGATTGAGAAAGGAGGACGTAAAATAGGATTTGACCTTGATTATGATGAGAAGGACAGCTCTTATAATCGAATCAAGAGCTTGGTGACTGAGGAGCTAAAGCAGTACTTTAGGCCTGAGTTTTTGAATAGGTTGGACGAAATGATTGTTTTCAGGCAACTCACAAAGCTGGAGGTGAAGGAGATAGCTGATATAATGCTGAAGGAGGTATTTGACAGACTGAAAACCAAAGAAATTGATCTTTCAGTGACAGAGAGATTTAGGGATAGAGTGGTTGAAGAAGGTTATGATCCTAGTTATGGGGCAAGGCCTCTAAGACGAGCCATAATGCGGCTCTTGGAGGACAGCATGGCAGAGAAGATGCTTGCTGGAGAGATTAAAGAGGGTGACTCTGTTATAATTGATGCTGATTCTGATGGTAAGGTGATTGTGCTCAATGGTAGTAGTGGTGCACCAGAATCACTGCCAGAGGCTCTTCCTGTGTAA